A single genomic interval of Trichosurus vulpecula isolate mTriVul1 chromosome 6, mTriVul1.pri, whole genome shotgun sequence harbors:
- the PCED1A gene encoding PC-esterase domain-containing protein 1A has product MVHFSSSEVRQLLHNKFVVVLGDSIQRAVYKDLVLLLQKDSLLTEAQLKAKGELSFEQDRLVAGGQLGELHNGTHYREVRQFLSSSGHHLLRFYFLTRVYSAYVEDVLAELEHGPSPDLVIINSCLWDLSRYGGDAIRSYQENLECLFERMEQVLPASCLLVWTLAMPLGERLTGGFLLPELQSATGSLRADVLEANFYCSMLADGHRFDVLDLHFHFRHAVQHRRLDGIHWDQHAHRHVSQLLLAHVAEAWGVEAPRRSIPFGEWNEEQSSLEYPGQRSKGTSFWRHPAQPSERTLPPWRHLPPAAEEPHCGNHQSLEWSFLEQPVHRAKEPASRRCSSQRTKRPPSFEPVAGETERPLTWLDRQLQPQFQPPAQFLPLPLHLPLPSPQVLPQDSCFFSDNPVLPGYSPLNYIAFGDPLPPHAALDSTPGPRPLAQSLPHYGQRHNLVMRRVPRHVPNGPYSRSRQGGPSRQWSRPGQTQ; this is encoded by the exons ATGGTTCATTTCTCGTCGTCAGAGGTCCGGCAGCTGCTGCACAACAAGTTTGTGGTTGTCCTGGGAGACTCCA TCCAGAGGGCTGTGTACAAGGACCTGGTACTTCTGTTGCAGAAAGACTCCCTACTGACAGAAGCCCAGCTCAAGGCCAAG GGCGAGCTGAGCTTCGAGCAGGACCGGCTGGTAGCAGGGGGACAGCTGGGTGAGCTACACAATGGGACTCATTATCGCGAGGTCCGCCAGTTCCTGTCCAGTTCAGGCCACCACCTCCTACGATTCTATTTTCTCACCCGTGTCTACTCAGCTTATGTGGAGGATGTCTTGGCCGAGTTAGAGCATGGGCCATCTCCTGATCTGGTTATCATAAACTCCTGCCTCTGGGACCTCTCCag GTATGGTGGTGATGCCATCAGAAGTTACCAGGAAAACTTGGAATGTTTATTTGAAAGAATGGAACAAGTGCTGCCTGCCTCCTGCCTTCTAGTCTGGACCCTGGCCATGCCACTGGGCGAACGCCTTACAGGAGGTTTTCTGCTGCCAGAG CTGCAGTCAGCGACGGGCTCTCTGCGTGCGGATGTGTTGGAAGCAAACTTCTACTGTTCCATGCTGGCAGATGGGCACCGCTTCGATGTGCTCGACCTGCATTTCCACTTCCGACATGCAGTTCAGCATCGGCGTTTGGATGGCATCCACTGGGACCAGCATGCCCACCGCCACGTCTCACAGCTGTTGCTGGCCCATGTGGCTGAGGCCTGGGGGGTGGAGGCTCCCCGCCGGAGCATCCCTTTTG GAGAGTGGAATGAGGAGCAGTCGTCCCTAGAATATCCAGGCCAAAGGTCCAAGGGAACTTCATTCTGGAGGCATCCAGCCCAGCCATCTGAGAGGACTTTGCCGCCCTGGAGACATCTACCTCCAGCAGCCGAGGAACCTCATTGTGGGAATCACCAGTCACTGGAGTGGTCCTTCTTAGAGCAGCCAGTGCATAGGGCTAAGGAGCCTGCATCCCGGAGATGTTCATCTCAGAGGACTAAGAGGCCTCCTTCCTTTGAGCCAGTAGCTGGAGAGACTGAAAGGCCTCTGACCTGGCTGGATAGGCAGCTCCAGCCCCAGTTCCAGCCTCCGGCCCAATTCCTGCCTTTGCCCCTACATTTACCCCTCCCTTCACCTCAAGTCCTTCCGCAAGACAGCTGCTTTTTCTCAGATAATCCTGTCCTGCCTGGCTACTCTCCCCTCAACTATATAGCCTTCGGTGATCCTTTACCTCCTCATGCCG cATTGGATTCCACACCTGGTCCCAGGCCTCTTGCCCAATCTCTTCCTCACTATGGACAGCGCCACAATCTGGTAATGCGACGTGTCCCGCGTCATGTGCCTAATGGTCCCTATAGCCGCTCAAGGCAGGGAGGCCCCAGTAGACAGTGGTCCAGACCTGGCCAAACACAATGA